Proteins encoded within one genomic window of Haematobia irritans isolate KBUSLIRL chromosome 5, ASM5000362v1, whole genome shotgun sequence:
- the Rpi gene encoding ribose-5-phosphate isomerase: MTYRRIICNRISDFIQLCKPAHIEAREICRFIATNTLMSLNEAKKIAAYRAVDEWVKNKTAVGIGSGSTVVFAVDRLAQRVKEEGLEVVCVPTSFQARQLIVENDLVLGDLDRYPQLDVAIDGADEVDKDMVLIKGGGGCLLQEKIVASCAEKLIIIADYTKNSQKLGEQYKKGVPIEVVPLAYIPIRKKIQKLFGGELKLRMAVAKAGPCVTDNGNFILDWHFPQEENFNWTNVNRDLLMIPGVVETGLFVNMAQKAYFGMADGSVKTQDKQN, translated from the exons ATGACATACAGGCGCATCATTTGCAATCGCATCTCAGACTTCATCCAGCTTTGCAAGCCTGCACATATAGAAGCACGTGAAATCTGCCGATTCATTGCCACAAATACACTAATGTCTCTAAACGAAGCTAAAAAGATTGCGGCCTATCGTGCTGTCGATGagtgggttaaaaacaaaacagcagTTGGCATTGGAAGCGGTTCTACTGTTGTATTTGCCGTTGATAGGTTAGCACAACGTGTAAAGGAAGAGGGTTTGGAGGTTGTTTGTGTTCCCACCAGTTTTCAAGCACGCCAACTCATTGTAGAGAatgatttggttttgggtgaTCTTGATCGGTATCCTCAACTAGATGTGGCTATAGATGGAGCCGATGAAGTTGACAAAGACATGGTTTTAATAAAAGGCGGTGGTGGTTGCTTGTTACAAGAGAAAATTGTAGCATCCTGTGCAGAGAAACTAATCATCATAGCCGATTATACTAAGAACTCGCAAAAGCTAGGAGAACAATATAAGAAGGGAGTCCCGATAGAGGTAGTGCCTTTGGCCTATATACCCATACGTAAAAAGATTCAAAAGTTATTTGGAGGAGAATTGAAACTTCGAATGGCAGTGGCCAAAGCTGGACCATGTGTTACAG ACAATGGCAATTTCATATTGGACTGGCATTTCCctcaagaagaaaattttaattggaccaatgtGAATAGAGATCTCTTAATGATACCCGGAGTAGTAGAGACTGGATTGTTTGTAAATATGGCCCAAAAAGCCTATTTTGGAATGGCTGATGGTTCTGTTAAAACACAAGATAAACAAAATTGA
- the LOC142239487 gene encoding uncharacterized protein LOC142239487: MKGELSFKPAIHLPTASILPVGHFPDSIRHLGFKIKAAKRRFNVEIQEFVCYHFGTVIKSVNCSFNKISTNFFMTNVNVVLNNDLARDSEVRILISFQLPKNNKIITFLDVKLNICDFLSQIMGTPLVKRLMKEVRKTGNLPYACPVKGNYRYYFANYSVTDDLLPPYTPLMKFNFSLSYFEHKKLFASSCIRGSTVPNIPDYYLKIVGLYTTILQIVFMKSFSVFLLMDMYYTLLS, translated from the exons atgaagggaGAACTTTCTTTTAAGCCTGCCATTCATCTGCCCACAGCTTCAATACTGcctgtaggacattttcccgaCAGTATTCGCCATTTGGGTTTTAAAATTAAG GCAGCAAAAAGACGCTTCAATGTGGAAATACAAGAATTTGTCTGCTATCATTTTGGGACAGTGATAAAGAGTGTCAATTGTAGTTTCAATAAAATctcaacaaatttctttatgacCAATGTGAATGTTGTATTGAATAATGATTTAGCCAGAGATTCTGAGGTGCGCATACtgatttcatttcaattgccaaaaaacaataaaataattacaTTCCTTGATGTGAAACTGAACATCTGTGATTTTCTAAGTCAAATAATGGGTACACCGCTGGTCAAACGACTCATGAAGGAAGTCAGAAAAACCGGTAATCTTCCCTATGCATGTCCTGTAAAGGGT AACTATCGCTATTATTTTGCTAATTATAGTGTTACAGATGACCTTCTACCTCCTTATACCCCACTTATGAAATTTAACTTTTCCTTAAGTTATTTTGAACATAAAAAACTGTTTGCTAGCTCCTGTATACGAGGTTCTACCGTACCAAA TATACCAGACTATTATCTAAAGATAGTAGGATTATACACCACTATTTTACAAATAGTCTTTATGAAGTCATTCTCTGTGTTCTTGCTAATGGATATGTACTATACCTTACTATCCTAG